TACCACAACCGGATTCACCCACAACACAAAGCGTTTTGCCCTTTTTAAGAGTAAAATCAACTCCGTCAACAGCAGGCACTACCCCTTCATTCGTATGAAAGTGGGTTTTCAGGTTTTTGACTTCAAGGACAATTTCGTTCATTTCTGCCCTCTCATTTTTGGGTCGAGGGCATCTCTGAGGGTGTCTCCAAACAGGTTTACCGGCAATACCAATGCCATCATAAATATAAATGCTCCCAACAGGTTCCACCAGACTACAGGTTCGCGAGCCAGTTCCAGATTCGCCTGATTAATCATATTGCCCCAACTATAAGTACTTTGTCCCACTCCAATTTTCAAATAACTCAAAACAGCTTCTGCCAATACTAAATGGCTGAAACCCAGAACACTCGTTATCAGGACAAGATGAAAAATATTGGGTACAATATGCCTGAAGAGGATTCGTATGTTGCTTGACCCTAACGCAATAGCTCCCTGGACATAATCCAATTCTCTGGTCTTTAAAGTCTCTCCTCTGAGAAGTCGGCACAGGGAAGTCCACCCTGTTACTCCCATAATTACACAGAGGTTGAATATGCTTGCTCCCTGAATCAAAATATAAGCTGCTGCAATCAGCACAAATGGAATAGATCCGATTGTGGAATAAACAAACTGCACTGATACATCCGGCCATCTACCAAAATATCCGGCAATAACACCCAGGATTAAGGCGATCGGTATTGATATCATAGTCGTAAATCCGCCGATGATAAGAGCTGTCCTGATCCCTTTAAGACAGATATACAAGACGTCTCTTCCTACAACGTCCGTACCTAGAATATGTTTTCTGGGATAATTAAGTTTTTCCTGATACCAGACACTTTCCCCTTTTTCATTTTGTATGAGATCTTTGGTAAATTGATGGTCAGAGATTGGAGCGGAATAGGTCTTTTCATTATTAGTACGAATACCGGTACAGACACGATCTAATATTGAAAGTGCACTATTTTGATATATAACCTCACCTTTTGAATCGAGGGAAACATCCCCTGTATTGTCAAGAAGTGGATCTCGCCACTTAAAGCTATCCGCAATACCAACCAACACGAAGAAGCAGAGGATAAAAAAAGATACGGCTGCCAGCTTCCTTCTAAATATGTAACGCCATATTTCCCTCCTTCTTTCGTCATTGATCGAATTATAAATAAAATAGATAATTGCGAGGGAAACAATAGTAGCAATCACATTTTGCAGAGAGTAATTATATTGAATAGATTCTGACCATGTTTTAGCTGTTATCATGTTTCACCTAAACCTTATTCTTGGATCTACCAGTGTATAACTGATATCTGTCAAAATTAAACCTACTATGTAAAGTAGAGATCCCAGAAAAACCATCGACCTGACAATCGCAAAATCTTGTGCGTCAATAGCTTCTATGGTAAAATTTCCTAATCCCGGAATCCCGAAAAAAATCTCCAGAAGGAAAGAGCCCATAAATAAGAAAGGAATGCTCATTACAATATTTGTAAGGAGTGGGATCATAGCATTTTTCAGGCAATGCTTGAAAAGTATCACACTCTCAGACAACCCCTTTGATCTGGCAGTCCTGATATAGTCCTTATTTATCTCTTCCAGAAAGACCGTCCGGTAAAATCTGACACTCGCGCCAATACCGGAGATTACTCCGACAACTACTGGCAGGAAAACAAATTTCCAGGAGTAGACACCGGATTCATAACCTGATATTGGGAACAGTTTCAATAATTTTCCAAATATAAACTGTCCCCCGATAATATAAAACAGCATAGAGACTGACATCATGAAGACACAGAGGATTAAAGCCCATAAATCTACATATGTTCCCCGGTAAAAAGCGACAATCAACGCCGTGCTGATGCATACTATCAAACTCAAGAATAACATTGGGACTGTTATTGTCAGGGAAGGTACCATTCGGTGTCTGATCTCTTTTCCGATATCAAGATTATTTCTGTCAGATTTGCCAAAATCAAATTTTAAAAGCCTTACCGATTTCTGGACAAAAATTGTCTGTGTAATCTTAGATAGCCCCTTTTCTTCTGAATTAAAGACGCGGGGTAGATGATAACTGTGGTCCTTTTTCCACTTCTCAATCGCTTCGGGTGTTACATTTTTATCACCAAGAATTTTCTTTGCCATCATATCAGGTGGATTCAGTACAAAAAACAGGAAAAATGTCAGAAGGTTTACCAGAAAAATAACCGGTATAAAGTAAAGAACTCGCCTGAATGTAAATCTGAATAGATTCATGCTGTAGCCTTTCCGCGGCGGCGAATAGTGTTAATAGCCGGTACTGTTCCCAGACCCAATAAAATCAATGCTAAAATCACGGGCCAGAATCTGGGTTGGTTCCATGCTGCTCTTTTTTCTTCACGTAGGACATGGTCAATCCTTTTGAACTTCAAAGCACCTCTGTACATTGCGTTTGGTTTCGCATTTGAGTACCACTCATGGAACAACCCATAAGCAACAGGGTTAAGTCCTCCTGCCCAGGGGCTGTCCCTGTACAGAATCTCTTTCATCTGTCTGATAATCGCCAGACGCTCCGGATCACTAGGCATAGTCTCCATCTTTTTGAATAGTCTATTGAATTCAGGATTATCATAGTTTGAAGTATTTTCACCTTTGTATTTCTCTCGGGAGTTCGGGCCGTAGAGCAGAAAAAGAAAATTCTCAGGATCGGGATAATCCGCATTCCAACCCCACATGGTAAACTGGTAATTTCCCTGATCTATCTTTTCTCGATAACGATTATAATCAGAAGTCTCATTTTTCATAACAACACCGAGCTTTGTAAACTGTTTCTCAAACCATATTATACGTGGTCCAAGTGCCGGTGAATACCAGGAATTAACAAACGTGATCTCCAGAGGATGTCCGTCCCTGTCTTTTCCATTCGGATACCCTGCTTCTGCTAATAGCTTTCTGGCCTCTTCTATTTTTCTGCGCTTTGCGCTTTGAGATTTTTCATCCCAATAATATGCCACAGGGTTCATACCTGCCTTCTCCTTTTCATAACCGAATATCCCTGGTGGCAGTGGGCTATGTGAAGATGTACCACGCCCATTAGCAAATATTTGAATATATTCCTCCATGTCAATTGCAATGGAAAAAGCCTGTCTCAACTTTCTCTGCTTTTCGGTGTATCCTCCAACAACCGGATCGCTCATATTGAACGCTATATACATGGTCGATGGACTGACACTCGTTAGCAGGCTGATATTCCTCTGTTTTAAAAACTCTGAAGCTTCAACATTTCCATGGGTTGAAATCTGTATTGCCTCTCCAAAGCTGTCCTTGGAGATACCCGAAGTGTCGTAGTAACCTTGAAGGAATTTAT
This portion of the Candidatus Scalindua japonica genome encodes:
- a CDS encoding ABC transporter permease gives rise to the protein MITAKTWSESIQYNYSLQNVIATIVSLAIIYFIYNSINDERRREIWRYIFRRKLAAVSFFILCFFVLVGIADSFKWRDPLLDNTGDVSLDSKGEVIYQNSALSILDRVCTGIRTNNEKTYSAPISDHQFTKDLIQNEKGESVWYQEKLNYPRKHILGTDVVGRDVLYICLKGIRTALIIGGFTTMISIPIALILGVIAGYFGRWPDVSVQFVYSTIGSIPFVLIAAAYILIQGASIFNLCVIMGVTGWTSLCRLLRGETLKTRELDYVQGAIALGSSNIRILFRHIVPNIFHLVLITSVLGFSHLVLAEAVLSYLKIGVGQSTYSWGNMINQANLELAREPVVWWNLLGAFIFMMALVLPVNLFGDTLRDALDPKMRGQK
- a CDS encoding ABC transporter permease, which codes for MNLFRFTFRRVLYFIPVIFLVNLLTFFLFFVLNPPDMMAKKILGDKNVTPEAIEKWKKDHSYHLPRVFNSEEKGLSKITQTIFVQKSVRLLKFDFGKSDRNNLDIGKEIRHRMVPSLTITVPMLFLSLIVCISTALIVAFYRGTYVDLWALILCVFMMSVSMLFYIIGGQFIFGKLLKLFPISGYESGVYSWKFVFLPVVVGVISGIGASVRFYRTVFLEEINKDYIRTARSKGLSESVILFKHCLKNAMIPLLTNIVMSIPFLFMGSFLLEIFFGIPGLGNFTIEAIDAQDFAIVRSMVFLGSLLYIVGLILTDISYTLVDPRIRFR